A single window of Syntrophotalea acetylenica DNA harbors:
- a CDS encoding glycosyltransferase, with translation MLVKHIIPSLSASSGGPARSVPLLCVALAEYANIDILTVFSSDEVVIPDSVSVHSFLGSYSRLPIGCSIALREHLMRINFDVINAHGLWLMSTHYAVKSASKLNKPIVISPRGMLEPGALQFSRWKKQLAGWLWQNRDLQRSTCIHVTSPMEADNCRKYGLKNPIAVVPNGIDLDEYSLKGSLFPKDGREAGKESVLTSLKTSTIQKRKLLFLSRIHPKKGLTYLLEAWAQLKPFHDEWQLVIAGNDDGGHEAALKRLASKLKLRWIESFNQSTDNRNFTSKNNTLESDINVEEALIVFAGPLFGDEKVKAYQDADLFVLPTLSENFGMVVPEALACGTPVITTKGAPWHELTETESGWWIEVGTEPLRACLHEALAKSTVELNEMGLRGRKLVEDNYSIASVAKQMMQVYEWCLTQKNPPKYMSFF, from the coding sequence ATGTTGGTTAAACATATTATTCCTTCATTGTCTGCCTCAAGTGGAGGGCCTGCTAGGAGTGTCCCTTTACTTTGTGTTGCGCTTGCTGAATATGCGAATATTGATATTTTAACTGTTTTTAGTTCTGATGAAGTGGTTATTCCAGACTCTGTTTCAGTTCATTCCTTTCTTGGGTCTTATTCAAGATTGCCAATTGGTTGTTCTATTGCCTTACGTGAACATTTGATGAGAATCAATTTTGATGTTATCAATGCTCATGGTTTATGGCTTATGTCAACGCATTATGCTGTAAAATCAGCCAGTAAGCTCAACAAGCCGATTGTGATTTCGCCAAGGGGTATGTTAGAACCCGGGGCGCTTCAGTTTTCACGGTGGAAGAAGCAATTGGCAGGATGGTTGTGGCAGAACCGTGATTTGCAACGATCAACATGTATCCATGTGACTTCACCGATGGAAGCTGATAATTGTCGGAAATATGGGCTGAAAAATCCAATCGCTGTTGTCCCCAACGGTATTGATTTGGATGAATATTCGTTGAAGGGGAGTTTATTTCCGAAAGATGGCAGGGAAGCAGGTAAAGAGTCTGTATTAACCAGTTTGAAAACTTCAACAATTCAGAAGCGCAAGTTACTTTTCCTAAGTCGCATCCATCCGAAAAAAGGGCTGACATATCTTTTAGAAGCCTGGGCACAGTTGAAGCCGTTTCATGATGAATGGCAGTTAGTTATTGCTGGGAATGATGATGGAGGGCATGAAGCCGCGTTGAAACGCCTTGCTTCAAAACTCAAACTCAGGTGGATAGAGAGCTTTAATCAGAGCACAGATAACAGGAATTTTACATCAAAAAATAACACTCTGGAGTCAGACATTAACGTCGAAGAAGCGTTAATCGTCTTTGCTGGACCGCTATTTGGTGATGAAAAGGTGAAGGCATATCAAGATGCAGATCTTTTTGTTTTGCCAACGCTAAGTGAAAACTTTGGGATGGTTGTGCCAGAGGCGTTAGCTTGTGGAACACCGGTCATTACAACCAAAGGCGCTCCTTGGCATGAGTTGACTGAGACTGAATCTGGGTGGTGGATTGAAGTTGGTACAGAGCCGCTAAGAGCGTGTCTGCACGAAGCGTTAGCAAAATCTACGGTTGAGTTGAATGAAATGGGGCTTCGTGGGCGAAAACTAGTAGAGGATAACTATTCCATTGCTTCAGTAGCTAAGCAGATGATGCAGGTGTATGAGTGGTGTCTTACCCAAAAAAATCCCCCTAAGTATATGAGTTTTTTCTGA